A region of the Vigna unguiculata cultivar IT97K-499-35 chromosome 9, ASM411807v1, whole genome shotgun sequence genome:
tataacaaaatttagaaatcaagtaatacttaaaaaaatcttaatagtATACTATTTAGATAACGCAAATATGCAATGTgattacaacttaaataattaatgttgcAAGTTAAGTTTCAATAATCAAttgtaatgaaataatttaagataTAAGTGCAgtaataagttttatttatcaaattaaagaCAGGGATTGTACTGTATGTCTcatcggtcgatcggccaaACCTAATCCCCAGGCCCATTGGCCAAGGTTGGAAATCTTATACATGAAAGGCTATCGGTCGATCGGCCTCATAAATAAACTGTAGGACCATCGGCCAATCGGCTCTGCCAATAAATCACATAGCATCGTTAAAAGACTATCAGTCGAACGGCTGGTGAACAAGCTGTAGGACCATCGGTCAAACGGTTAAACCAATAAGTCAGGTCCATCGATCCATCGGTAACGCTTAATCGAGCGACTCTGATCCCTAATGGCACATCGGTCGATCGGACAAGCATGAGCAACACCTAAACATAACAAAGGACAAATCAATAGACCAACCGTCGGTTGATCAATCTCTTCAGACTTGCGTAATCCTTTACATGCGTACGTCGGTCGATCAGCCATACACGAGTCGTTCACGTTAAAAACAAGACACGACTAATCTGGTCAAGCGGCCATCGGTCGAGCGGTCGAACAACCAATCAATCGGGTTAATTAACGCTAAACGAGTCAGTAATCTTGATTAAGGGGTCATTGGACCGTaattaaggaaccctaatcacaggcccacaccgaaaactataaatagggcccaaaggtaggttggtaaagatctttaattcgcatttattacagcagTTACACTGATACACCGATCGGCTCattactgacttaagcatcggagtcCTTTAGACAGGTACCTCGATCGTCATCCCAACCGATCAAGCGAAGGAGTAGATTTTCTTGGAGAAGAAGTTATCGCTGTGGTGAGAAGTGGAGTAAGCTTGAAGAGGTTCTTCAGTAGGCTCTTGGCCCCTACCCCCGAAACAGTGATTATCTAATTAAAGactgaaaaattatatatatgcatataacGAGGATTGTCAAGCTATTTATTTATGGGTTAACTCGTATCACTTCGTTTTTAGTGGCTCAATATAAGTGAGATTATTTTTCAATCCATTTTatcatttctattatttttaattctaatgaccaataatattttttctgatATTCACTAATATTGTTCAGTAGGTAACATTAGTTAATATTTATTGTCAACACCAATAatgtttttaacttaaattaaacacaattctttttcttcaatatcaacatatattacttttaatcaatgttatttaaaattgttttcgaCCAACATTATAATACGATATCTTTAATGAaacgaagaaaaaaattaaaaattaaaaaattaaaaaaatcataattttaatatatttataatttaataatttccaTATTAAAAACTTTTACATATGTTTATTATGAATATACTCAAAGAAAATGAGTGCTAAGAAAGAAACTCGTTATTACCCTCATTCTGCTTTGTCTTTTGTGCTGGTTAGCGTCAAGTGTAAGCGCACTAAGCCGTTATTGTGTGAGGTCAATGTCAGGTTGttagctttttttttattttacagcTGTTACATTTCTTTCTTCTtacatatatttacaaaattatgacataatttttatctatttatgataatatggaaaagatatatttaattaagtttattttcaaTGATATAAGTTTAAAGATTCACATCACtaattgtttatataataaattatatatttctataaGGTGTTTAAAACACTAACTTTTGTGTTTAAATATACAGTTTGTTATATCGTTTCAGAAATAAAGttgttttttaaacttttttgaaaatatttcttttacttcTCTTTAACATTCTTcttcaaaattattaacaacTCTGTGTAACATGAAAGTATTTAAGTATATTATATACTGtttgatatttaataatattggcatatcattttcaacaaataaaaataagagataGTTTAATTTATGCTATAGGTAACATCAAATTCATTGCAATTTGAGTGGGTTTCACGATAATTAGTTTAGATTAACACCATGTCAAATTTATTGATTCAACTGAACAATTgttatgtttatattatttaaacttatttattgtaaatattttagttcaaaactagttttattgttttcttttactttttccaCTCTTCATTTAAACTCTATggagaaaatataattgattattaagccacattatttaaattttattttttattaatctgTTTCAactattttctttcaaaattatttttgatgcTTTTCCtgtctttcaaaattatttcaaCTATCAGAATTTACAATATCCTTGGGATTGATTTGAAAACCATGCAATTTGGGACAAAAAGTTCCCTTCAAAATACACTTCCAATTATGTCTATAGGAACATTCTTTTGACTTTTTTATTGTCTTCTGGTTTTCTTGGTTTTTTTCATAGAAAAATCTATTTTTCTAATAAGGATTGAAACAATCATATTGTAACAGAGTCTAATTAcagatatattaattatataattttatttccttaaaaatataatattatttgatgaaACAGTTATATTATCTGCAGAATATAGTTTGATGCATTACGTGCTGATTTATCGGTTCCCTATAGTTCATTGTAAACACTTCGTAGTTATAAGTTGAATTACATCACAATCTAATCTTTTACATATTAAGTTATCgcctaaaattaaaatgaatactaTTAATGGTGACATATGCAGGGGCACTGCAacaatttcatttatacataacTCAGTCCATGTTTTACTAACTCCATAACCAAGCTGAAATCATCCAAACAGATTCAAAAAACAGTAAAAGCAAAATGACTTGAAGAAATACATTTATTATTCTAAACACATTCATTCATATGGAACTAGCAGCAGCAGCAGGCTCTGAATGCTTGACTATTGCCTGTTGCAGCTCATCTTTCTTGGCTCCCACAACCTTGTCCACCACCTTGCCCTCTTTCAAGAACAGGAAGGTTGGCATAGCTTCAACCTTCCACTCTTGTGAAACAGACTGAAGAACCAAAGTGATTGCAAGAATGAATTAGGAAATTCCTGATAATGCTATAGGATCTAGAATAAAATGAAGTAAATCATGTTCTGTGAAAGATTTAGATGGTCATATTCACCTCCAGTTCATCTACATCCACCTTGAGAAAGGTGACATGGGGCAGCTTTTTAGCAATCTCAGCTAGGATTGGAGCAATGAATCGGCATGGACCGCACCAAGAAGCGGTGAAATCCACCACAATCTATTCAAGAAATTTCATTTCAGTATTCTTAAAATTGCGTAATGAAAAGATAAACCATGTTAAAGAATCACAAATGAAGGCAGTAACGACACAGATCAAACATAAGCCACATTTTAAAGAATCACGAATCGTGCTAATCATGACACAGATCTTCAATAACCTAATAAATCACAAAGGCAGCTAAAAATTTCATCAACAAGGGTACTTTCAGGGGATCAACATCCTCTGCAGCTACTTCTAAACAGCAACACCCCATACTAGTTTAATCAAGACAGTACATGCAATTGAAACTTCCATCACAGGCACTTCAATTGATTAAATATATCAAAGAATCCAAAATTCCCAATATCAAAGTAGAAAGAGCAACTCTAAGATAGATCACCACAATAAACAGTCTTTTCAAAGGTtggttaaaaaatcaaaagcTAATGTGAAAAACCCTAACATGCATAATGCTGTGCAAATTAAGACATAGGAAAGAGGAAAATGAAACTAGAGAGGAAGTTAAGGAGTTAAAAATTACCAGCTTTTTGGACTCTTGTCCCTTTTTGAGATGTTCTTCCCACGCACTGACGCTGTGAACACCGATAACTTGTCCCTCTTCGGCGGCCAttgttctctttctcttcctctgCTTCTTTggattcttttctttttttgtggaTGCAATAGGGAAGAAGAAGTCCCtacatatttatagaaatagatttcttaatattaaatattagtacaaGAATACGCGTTTATTGCGAGTTCACATTTAAGCGGCGCAAGTCCCCGTGTCAAGGGCTACCTAGTAATTTACGTTGTGCCTCATGGATGACGTCAGGGACGAGAGAGAGTGTAAAACTCTCACACCTATTTCTTTGTTGTGGCGTACAATTTTTATTCGTATTCATTAATTAAATGTCGGATACATTTTAATCTCAAACTATTTTTGTATCcaatcttttattaataatactCTATTAGTTTGAATAACTATATGTTTAACAACAACCTActtgacaaaaaataaataaagtcaaatggtaattgaaatattatttataaataaagggataacataaataagaaaaataacaactaataaaattaaatattctcagAGTTTACCCTTAATTAAATAAGGAGGATGCTGTATTAAATAAACACCAACGTTTCCCTTCCTTCTTTCTTGAACTAGATGCTTTGAAACAGATAGtgtatattttgtaaatttcacGCATCTTACGGatcttaaaaacattttaaaaacttcAAGTCTCGTTGACTTTGTCTCGAATATTTATTACTTGATATCAAGTTATAACTTtgccttttcaattttttttatatatttttacaagtttATAGCTTTAGAATTTTACAATTTGACACCCTTATAATCCAACAATTTTAGGGTTCTATAATTttatacctttattttatagttatattgtttcatattttattcttttatggtaataaattcacatttttataattttattataaatcaaaattactgatcaattttttctcatcaataaaatttgtatttttatctttttattgataaaattattacagatttaaaaacaataatcatagataaatttatcaacaaattttacaaaagtCAAATTAGCGATAAATTTAtcgataaatatttaaaaaatttaattagtaacaaatttaccgataaaatttattgataagaattatcaatataatttatcaataaataaatattataaactatcaataaattttatcaataaatttattaataataaaaattttaatttattaacaaattttattgataaattcattattaatgaacgttttcattaattaattaatatttttaattatataataaaattcgtaaactatcaaaattttcattagATAAAATTCGTCAACAATCTAtcattttcttgtaataattatataaaatgataaataattgaactaaatttgaaataatctataaataatcGAAAgttaataaactataaaaaaagctaaaaactaaaatattttatgtgacAGAAAACCTTAGAAAgtttactcaaaataaaatataattcattacattaacaataattgttttatttgaaaccGATGATATATTATGTCATGATATCGATTACTATGATgttttttctcaatttcaagTTATTTCTATATAACAATAATacgaaataaataataacaatgataataataagaacaacataagtaataataatgaaaatactattaaaaatataatttttaaattaaatactcCAAAAATACTATTAGTCTACTTTTTGTTTTACATAGtttataaaaagattatttctatttatttatttttcaaccagataatatttatttttatccacTTCTCTCTTATTTACGTGTATAATTGGAACAGTGAGAGTTTCAATTAGTTAAAGACGTCAAAATagcattaataaaaattataattcaagtATTAAATTACGTGACAATAGATCAgtatataaaagaaatgtatGTTGAAGTATGATATTAGGATTCAACACCAAAATCCAAGTAAGTTACGTGTAAATAGATGAAATCAATTTATCATACATGatcttgattttgattttgttttattcattgAAAGATTGATATTCATATGACACATCAGCATTCAATTGTGTTGACCTtatgatatatattttcttaatgaaaatattataactCATTAAAAGATTATGGAGGTTTTGAATTCGAATATTGGGCCAAATGTTAGATTAGGCCCAATAAAATTTTTGGGGCCTGATTTATCTTGATCTAAAATTGGCACGTGGTATATCCAGAAccacaaacaaaagaaaatcttCTATCATATGCTTAATCTTCATTATTATTATGTCATCCACATAATCTTATTTGAACTCACAAAATCTAACTCCAGCAGGGGGAAGCTAGCCACTGTGAAGTTCAGAACagaaaatagtaataataaaattagcaAGAGGTCCAATAATAACCACACAACAAAACTCTGTCTGTAACATTCACTTCTACTTCTGCGTTTGCTTCTCTTATATTCTATTCTAAATTTCTCATTGGAAGAAATGGCATTCCCACAGCTTatcccttctccttcttcttcttctttaccTCACAAACCCTCCTTAAACCCTACAAAACTATCtctaaaccctaaatccccaaACTCTCTGCACAATCTCAATCTCGCCGTTCTCCGCCACCGCTGCCGGAAGCCTAATTCCACTCTCCGCTGCTCTGCCTCTTCCTTCTCCGAGAAGCACCACACGAACTCCCCCAACTCCGATGACGTCGTCGAGCTTCCTCTCTTCCCTCTCCCTCTGGTCCTCTTCCCCGGCGCCATCCTCCCATTGCAGATCTTCGAGTTCCGCTACCGTATCATGATGCATACTCTCCTCCAAACAGACCTCCGCTTCGGCGTCATCTACACGGATGCCGTCTCCGGAACCGCCGCCGTTGGCTGCGTCGGCGAAGTCATAAAGCACGAGCGCCTCGTGGATGACCGCTTCTTCCTCATCTGTAAGGGCCAGGAACGGTTCCGAGTGAACAGTGTGGTGCGCACGAAACCCTACCTGGTCGCGCAGGTGACGTGGCTCGAGGACCGGCCATCTCCCTCCACCGACCTCGATCTGGACGGGCTGGCCACCGAGGTGGAGACTTACATGAAGGACGTTATCCGGTTATCCAACCGGTTGGGAGGGAAACCGGAGAAGGAGGTTGGGGATTTGAGAAGAAACCTGTTTCCAACGCCGTTCTCGTTCTTCGTTGGCAGCACCTTCGAGGGCGCGCCAAGGGAGCAACAAGCGCTGCTTGAATTGGAGGACACCGCCGCCAGATTGAAGAGGGAGAAGGAAACATTGAAGAACACTCTTAATTACCTCACTGCTGCTTCTGCTGTTAAAGATGTTTTTCCCTCTTCTTCCAATTCTTCTTGATTGGTGATTTATACTCTATACCCAATGTATTGTTGCTTGTAAGTGTAACTTCGTGGCAACATATTGAGAAAATAGATGTAAATTCTTTTCGTGCGAAAACTCTGCTTGCATTTTTGTTCTTTACTGAGATACCTATTATATATTGCGTTGCTTGATAGATAAAGATGGTATATGCCATTTGATCTGCGGATTCAATACAAGTAGTGCTGCAGGCTAATAGAATATTTAATCTGTTTCATTTCGCCACCTGATGCAGACAGTTAGATGCATATTCTGTTTTAGAATAAAAATGCACATCAAATGAATTGATGTTCTTCTATGTTGATGATGTTTTAGTAATGCTTTTTCTATAACTTGCTCTTTTAAGTGCTCAGTGGATGTGAATTGTTATGACTGTTCATCGACTTTAAGCGTTTCGATTTTAATAGGATTTGCAATTTGGGAATTATTGATGTTGAGACAATGTTTAGTTTGTGCCTAGAATTTTGTTGAACATATTTGATTATTAGTTTCAAGTCTGTATCTGCAGACTGAGGTTTGAGGTGTGCAAACTAAGATCAGAGCATCACTAATCCAAATTAATACAATTGGCTACCCGATTTTCACTTATCCTGCAAATGAAAACAAACATCTACATTGGCAGAACTGGCACTGATGGAGGATTCAGGGTGGTTTATATTGTCACTATCTGTCACCTCCCTGTCTTAGCTCCTTTTGTTTTGGgcttaaaaattaattcttccATTTtctaaagtaaagaaaaaataaatgcctgttttagtttttatgttattttataaccgAAGTTTATTTCAACTTATTCTAATCATATACTTCATTTATGTTACAGTTCATAATCAATTTCAAGCATATGTGTGAAAACGCATGCATCATGATGTAAAGACCCCACAAGTTAGCATTGGTAACATTTATTTTGATACGAAAATCCCATACGAGATCCATTTTCAGACACGCACTTCCGACAACTTTAAAATGGACAAACTCCCAATGTAGATGCACAATTTTAGAAGCTAGCGATTGTAGCTAAAACAAAAACGTTTCCTCTATAATAGAACGATATGCTATTCGGGTTGTACAAGCATTCCCTACATGCTTATCCAATCAATATCCTTACACAATATCGAATATAATCCATTTGTCAACACTTGATTCCTTTTGAGCGCTAATAGGCTACCCGTGATAAAATAACCCATTAACACAAATAAATAGGATAGCAACTATGAATCATACAAATGGATGGTGTTGAAAAAACTTCAATGAGATTTCCAACCTCTTGGCTTGTTGGAGAAATCCTGATTTCCTGATGTGATTGCTGTGGTCCCATTTGTAATCTGCGGTATAGAGAAAATCAGTaagtatatttgttttattaaaaaatgcaaTGCTAATTACACAATTTTCTGATACATTCTCTTTATGTGGATGAATACAACGTGTTAGTATTTCTTAGTAAAGATTGCATCAAATGGTAATGAACTAAAAATTGTGAATTGAAATATGTTTTAGTGGAACATAAACGTCAACAAATCGATCACCCACGTTTTGGGCACCATATTAGATCATTTAATTGTGATGATGAGCACAGGTAAGAAGGAGTTAATACTAACCTTTAAACATTGGCTCTTTTTTGTATCACAAATTGGATAATCCTGGGGGCAACAGTGCCGCCTGTCTTTACAACACACAGCAGAAGTTAACCCACAGCATTTCCAAGAAAAGCATATTCCAAGAAAGCTCGTGGCACAACAACATGTTTCTCCTTCTGAACAGTGAGTGAACAGATTACATCTTACAGGAGCTGGGGGAGGAGGAGGATTAGGATTGGTCTTGATAGGATATGAAGCTAATGTGTTGATTCCACATATCCCTTTGGAATCGCCACTGTTCCGTATCATGTGTATGTAACCATTCATTCCCCAATATTTTCCCCATGAGTTCTTTACAATCCAATAATCAACTCCATTTTCTGAACCATAACCTACTATCAATACTGCATGATCCAAAGCAGTTGAACATGGTCCGGAGAAGATACCCTAATACATCAATATTTTATAGCCACTGTTAATTTTAAGATAGATGGTACAGATATATGtgataataatacaaataagtCAGTGCTCATATTGATCACTGGATTACCAACCTGTGAGTACAACTGGAAAGCTCTATCACTACCACATATGCCTACACTCACAGGCTGTGAAGCAACGGCCTTTAGTATCTCTTCCTCGTTCGAAGGCAAATCAGCATAATCATCAATTGTAACAATACGCCTTTTCAACTGTAGATTATATGCAGGAAGAAAGGGTGAAAACAGATAATAAACATACTAATATCAGCAAAACAAATAAacagaaaaggaagaaaggaaagacaaaaaatttcacaagcaGTTTTCTGGTTTTAGACCCTTGGTAGGTACCAGAAGTCACATTAAACACTGATTAGTTTCAGTCAAACTCGGTGGACTCATTAACAagttttatcttcttcttttctttccacTTGATCTCAAGTACTGGTTAAAGAGAAATCATACTATATGGTGCTTGAACCAACAGGTGTGGGTATACAATTGATAGACTGAAACTTAAGAATTCAACATTTTGGAGGGAAAGCGGCTGAAGAAGCAAAAATACCTTGTCCTTATTGCAAGGCCGTTGCCGAGCTTGATATGGATAATCATCCTCTGTATCAATCCCTTTGTTGTCAATGATAAATTGGTATGCATAATCCATGAGTCCACCTTCACAACCACTGTTGTAGGATGTGTCACAATCTACCAATTCTTGCTCAGAAATGCTTTCAAGAGACCCAGTAACAATCTTATTTATACCTTCAATTGCACCAGTAGCTGAGAACGCCCAACATGCACCTAGATAACACACATCTTAAGTTGTCACCGAATTGTATCATGAACAAATCATAGTGACAACTAAAAAGTCCAAGAAGAACAAATAGCATGTCACCAAGAATGACGAATTCAAAATCAACTAATGAATTTTTTGCACAATATACAAGAGAGATAAGTAGCTTTCTTGTATCAAAAGTTTTTTAACTAAACCGGATTTTCCTTGAAGGTCTTATGCCACGAATTGGCAAAATCGTAAAACCAGCTGACCATACAATAGTTGTTTGTCAAATTAGAGGCCAACTAAACACTCCCTAAACTCCTAACAGTAATCTGGCTATGCCTATTaaacatttagaaaaaataattatctctCTGAACCTACTcactaattataaatataaatgttggAATTTCGATTTGAGATTAGCATATTCCCAAAAGCGAATTCATCAAGTTAAGATTGTTTCTCACTTATATATGCTAGAATCTCTAGCACGCCGTGAGCATCAAATTGGTAGGATTCCATATTCAGAAACGGTTGGTATAAACCACCCAACATTTACAACAACTAGAATATGCATTCATAGAATCTTAAATTGACCAAACTTCATAATGAGATTATATCACTAGTTAATGTACAATCTCTAACGTAACCTTTAGGCGAAGGATTAAGTATCTCCAATATGAAATTTCCACAACTAATATATGCTAGTGGGCTATAATAGATGGTACAATAGAACCTACTAAGCTACAGTAGTGTATAACtttaacttcttcttttttccaaAAAGTACTTACTAGAAGAAACATGTGGCCTAAGCTGGTGTCTGATACAACTTCAAAATTGAGCTCATGGAACGAGAGTTAGGTACTACTGCCACTAATGTTGAACGATTAAGAAGAAAAA
Encoded here:
- the LOC114163182 gene encoding zingipain-2, translating into MKLLLSLILLFTLFLPFASASDTSDLFERWCKEHAKTYSSEEEKRYRFRVFEDNYAFVSQHNHNANANNSTYTLSLNAFADLTHHEFKTSRLGFSPSMLRFKRLQNQQPHQLLHLPSEIDWRQSGAVTPVKDQGACGACWAFSATGAIEGINKIVTGSLESISEQELVDCDTSYNSGCEGGLMDYAYQFIIDNKGIDTEDDYPYQARQRPCNKDKLKRRIVTIDDYADLPSNEEEILKAVASQPVSVGICGSDRAFQLYSQGIFSGPCSTALDHAVLIVGYGSENGVDYWIVKNSWGKYWGMNGYIHMIRNSGDSKGICGINTLASYPIKTNPNPPPPPAPVRCNLFTHCSEGETCCCATSFLGICFSWKCCGLTSAVCCKDRRHCCPQDYPICDTKKSQCLKITNGTTAITSGNQDFSNKPRGWKSH
- the LOC114163183 gene encoding uncharacterized protein LOC114163183, coding for MAFPQLIPSPSSSSLPHKPSLNPTKLSLNPKSPNSLHNLNLAVLRHRCRKPNSTLRCSASSFSEKHHTNSPNSDDVVELPLFPLPLVLFPGAILPLQIFEFRYRIMMHTLLQTDLRFGVIYTDAVSGTAAVGCVGEVIKHERLVDDRFFLICKGQERFRVNSVVRTKPYLVAQVTWLEDRPSPSTDLDLDGLATEVETYMKDVIRLSNRLGGKPEKEVGDLRRNLFPTPFSFFVGSTFEGAPREQQALLELEDTAARLKREKETLKNTLNYLTAASAVKDVFPSSSNSS
- the LOC114196119 gene encoding thioredoxin H-type-like; the protein is MAAEEGQVIGVHSVSAWEEHLKKGQESKKLIVVDFTASWCGPCRFIAPILAEIAKKLPHVTFLKVDVDELESVSQEWKVEAMPTFLFLKEGKVVDKVVGAKKDELQQAIVKHSEPAAAASSI